GAAATTACGACGGACGCCGCGGACAATTGCGCGTGGCGCGTTGCGGTCATTTATCCATTATTTTTCGACAAGACGTAACTAGATAATTAGCGATAGCTTCCGGAgctgtataatacatacattacacTAGTTTGTGTacgtataaatactattatgaaGTCGCATCGTTATGAGACGCGCGCTTCGTGTTTCCATCTAATGAATAGCGAGATACCGATCGTGCGAAATCCGGATCGatcttgtataataaaacaatgagACTGACTATAACCTGTCCATAACATACCGACCTATAACTAATTTgagaacgaaaaataaaaaaccggcAACTCGTCTCCGTACGAGATACAATaggcttataataatatactcgtgtacataatgtatatatatatatattataggtagtctTGAATTCGCGTGTGTGCATGCATCGTAAGCGAATATATAACATGCGCCGCATTGTGGTACATAGGCGtaattaaaactgttatatGATGCaggtagatatttatatatatacaatgtataggtatacttgATTTCATTTTCGAACATACACTGGCAGACGGCCGCGGGTAAAGCTGCGTGCacgcgattataatatatagacgaatgaaagaaaaagaaaaatcgaCTTCGCATTCGCGTACGTGACTCGATACCTCATTCCTTCTTTAATACACCCTCTGTGATTTATCGTTATTCGTCTATGTTATATCTACACTAATTTTAATGGTGATCGATTACGTTTTTCGGGACGGGCGAATACGTACAGTAATATTCTTGTGGGCTATACGACTGCTTTTCACACATATCTATCACTTATGTACACTCGACGGACAATTGTtacctttaaatatatataaagaattgtttacatttccacgtttgtaaataaaattttttaattttatggctgataatatgtgtatggtttattattatttaatttgtgacTGTATGGTTatgtatgtaggtacttaaaaatatttgtaagcaatttgaatacattaacCGAGGAATCGAATGCAGTAAGTAAGTACGTTATAtacgttttacattttttttttatcaaaaattaactcAAACCCCTAAAATTTCCTTCATCGTTTATGCGACTTAGGACTTTATTAACTGACCAGTGAAATCGTACTTCAGTATGACGGTCAGGTGGGTCTTTAGCTTCAGATTGATCGACAACTCGATtgatgcattattattatttattcatcataACTGCACTggctttataaatttatatgatcAACGTGTCTTGTCGTCttgataacattaataattactcattaaaaatatgtacttcaTGTTACTCATCACACAATATTTACTTACTACAGAAAccttttctaatttattgaaaCTAGTGGTATAATAgatatgactataatatagctGCGAGGACGAACAAAACCATCTCACATCTTATACAAttgtagtttaatattattaataaaatattaattatatttattttttaatgtttatccatattttatgtttcgagttttatttttactttcacGAACTAACTAAACTTTTGGTTTCGAATtacattcgaaaaaaaatttctatacGTTACTAAAGtaactatacttaaaaattataaattggtaccaatatactattatatcgttataacTACTTTACCcaaattttcagttttttaaaatcttacataatactaaactttcaaaaatttgagtttttaacAACTTTGCTAATTATCATGCTTTATGCGGAGGTGATTAAACGTTGTGAGTTACTGAACTGCATAATTTTCTTGTttccatattttaatagacaaCTATTAGACAACACGtgacgttttaatttttttttttattttcacacgcagtcttttaattaatattccatAGTAGAAAACGAGGTAAagattatattagttattagtacttatattatacttattagttattacacacCACCATATTACTGTATACTACGTACATAAGTGGACTTAGGGTTTTAAATCTGTAGGGTGGCTTTATCGTTTTATGCTCGATATACCATTCAAAACTTTCCACtcagcaatttattttttagtcttgtgatgggggggggggggaggagacatggaataataattttactgccACACTTTaggtatatacgtattatacagctacataatatatattgtttaacagAATTAACAGAAATGTTTAGATTAGTGGAGGGAGACGACGCCCAATCACAAGTCCGGCTATGTATTTTAcgaatgatattatttcacaTCATATACAAAAAGCACATGTAAAAATATCAGaaacaacatatatataataaatgatatttatgtaaaggtacaatgttataatatattagattacaATTTGTCACACGATGtcatgacaataatatataggtatatacacacaaattataataataataacaaaagcaTCAACTCCATGACTGAGCTCTTCAAAACGTTTGAGTATTTGTCGTCGTAGTTGTCGTCGTTGATGCCACCGTTATCATGTCGTTGTTGAAACTACGACTGTCACTAGAAAAACAAATACGAATTAgccataatatatagaattctTTTGTGGacgacataaaaataattgaggtGCATACTGTATACTGTCAGAatgaccataaaaaaaaaatgttacataatttgttctttagcttgtaattaaatagttatttttagttttaaattgctacatattattatgcctaTAATATTGATTCGTGAGTTAAACACTTTTAACGTAGTGACGTTATatcatatacctaattataatttatattatgaaaaaaaaatgctttgcAGTACTTTGTTATCTAATCTTCAAATTGAGAAGACAAATTTAGGACACCACCGTCGTCATTTGTCAATCACCCTCTATCATTGTCTTacagtattacaatataattatcgcaattcaaatatattgttgCAATTTTATactctatttaattataaattattttttgaattcctGTTTTCTATTAAGTTTGTAAGATAtaagaaattgtttaaaagaacccttaaacattttttattttacaaaatatatcgtttGTGGCAACTGACATGTTTGTCTACTACCTCTATTAACGGCGCTACAGAGTTCtactgtacaaaatatatcaaatgaaTATTGGTCGGTTGTACAACAAATGTTATTCGGTTTTCATACGGGACAAAATAATGGACGTCGTTCGCGCAACTCACTTGCTACAGGTGTCTGGAATTATTTTTCTCCGGCATAATTTTATCTCCAGTGGGCCCTGACGCAcctttttaaaacagtttatgGCCAGCGCGTGCGTCATCCCGTTGACGGATTCGCCATTTACACTCAGTATTTCGTCACCTGCAAAAAACCCGAATAAAcgagaattttaataaacattattatgcaTGGAATGTGTATAAGCAGTGCTTAGTGAcacaatgtatattgtatatagggTGAAATATAgagatgtataaaatattagttcaaCGTAAGATTGTAAAATATTCGTGATACACTCAGTACAACCGTGACGGGGACTCGGGATTGTGTGGGGGTTGACGAGTGCTTTCACGATTTTGAATTCCTCGTGTTCACTCTCGTATAATCTTTCTCCCTCTCTCCCTTACCTATCCTACCTATTTGTATTCATTGAAATAGTTTTCTTTtgtgtgtttaaaattatacgcgTATACACAATCATATTATAGAGTCGAACGAGTCGCTTCGTCGGTATACGGCGGTAGATTTACCACTTGTTAAACTcgacatgatatattattattcgaactTTGACCGCTGGCAgtggaatttatttataacctatTGCCTAGTATATAGCTTTATTTAAAGGtatatgttgtaaaataaaataaaatgtgtacctACCCATTggccattattatattacaggaTTATAGGAagtgtaaaacatttttattttcgattatACTAGCCACTAGGACCAGAAAATACGATCGTGTGTCggttatatagattttataatcatttacaaAACCATTCTACTTTAGGACTTAGGTAAACGTTTCTCATACTATCAGTGTCCACTGTCCGTATGATTTTGTGTTACAATTGTTATTCGTctacagttttaattaaaatctaaaaggtttgttaatattgttataataataaaataaacgtttcattaaatttaactggtcttttcttatttcatttatgcagtgttacattatattttttattttatacgtttctATAGCAGTATAGCACACATACCTTCCATCAATGACCCGTTTTCGGCGGCCTGGCCACTTGTGAAAATGGTCTTTACAAATATTCCCATCTCGCCTTTCGGCGAATCTGAACCACCCACGATGCTAAATCCCAACGATTTATGACCGGTACCCTTGTAGAACGTTACGGACATGTACACGGTACTCATGCTCGGAGTTGGGGATTTTGACGAGTGACTGTTCATTTTGTTAGCCAGCACTCGATTGATGACGGAAATCGCATTCTGCTTAGACGATTCAGCGGCACTATGGCTATGGTCAAAAGCCATCACGGTCGAGTCCGGTTGTTCGGACCTAGACAGTACGATGTCCACGTAATACTTGTTCGCTATGGAAAAACTGTGATTCAGTATTTTCTCCACCTCATACATGTCGGTGATACCACGCAACAATTTGCCGTTGACGTTGATTATCTCATCGCTGACTCTAATCCTGCCATCTCtagataataacataaataaaataaaaacaatagtaaaaaaaaaaaaaaaaaaccgttatcAATGTCCTCAACAATGGGCATTCTCGCGTCGACGTATTCTCATACCTGTACGCTATTTTCCCTGGTTCTAGTTTCATCACGACGAACCGGGTCTCGTTGTAATTTGCTACGTGTTTGACGACCATTTTCAAGTAAATGCCGATGTCGTCCTCGTACCGCGACTTGAGCAATCGGACCATTTGCATGCGAGATCGCAGGTTGTTGAGATCGACCGGTAACGACGACAGGTGGTCGGCGGTGGTGCTGGGCGGTAACGAACGGTTCTTGATGAACATCCGACGGTGGAAGTTGGGCGTGTCTTTTGACGATTGCCTGTCCGACCTTATGCGATCGTTGATCTCGCGGTTTTTCTTGTAGAAAAGACACATGGACGGTACGTTGTAGTCCTTGTCGCTGTGGCGCCTAGACGGCGGCTCCGAGTGTTCCTCGAACTCGTTAAGGCTATCCGTGGCCAGCGATTTGGTGTCCCCGAACCCGCTATCCTCGTCAGCGGCTTTCTGGTGGTGATGATGATTGTGGTACGTGTCGGGCGTCCTGCCGGGACCGTCGCTGTCGTAACCCGACTCGTTGGACGAACTCATGTTGCTAAACACTCGCCGGTATTCCCTGTCGCTGTCCATCTCTCTGAACAGCTCCTCGGTGACCACTATTTCGTGCGTCGGCCCTCCCGCGCAGCTCCGCGGCCGGACGCCCGACAGTGCCGCTGGGCGGCCGCCGACCACGCCACCGCCACCCCCACTGCCACCACCGCCATTCTCTTCGGGGAGTACCGATAACCTGGACCTGAGGAACGCGTACGGAAAGTTGGGCTTCTTGGAGGTGCCCAGCTTGGATATGTTGTCACAGCTCCTGGTCTTCAGCGGCACGTAACCGGGCTCGGTGGGTGATTCGATCTCGGCGTCGTGGCCGGCGTCGGCACGCGTCCGCGGTTCGCCGCGGTCTAGACAGTCCGCTGGGTCGTCGCCCTTCATGTACGACGTGGCCAGGTGGGACGTGGACACGCTCCTGTATAGCTGGCATTCGGCGTTTTTCTTGGACAGCTGCAACTTTTCGCGGAAGCTGTTGCTGTACAGCCGCGAGTAGCTCAGCATGCCGGTGGACCCGATGCGCGTGAAGAAACCCTTAAGTGTGGACGACTTGTCGCCACCAGACGACGGCTGTCCCAGCGGCCACACGGGCTGATGCTTGGTCGCGCTGTCCCTGGAGGACAGGCTGTCCAACGAATCGCGAGACTCGCTCCTCCGCAACCCCTCCAGCCGCTTGCCCATTTTCCTGCCCCAAGTGATCAACTCTACaacgataaaaacaaaattaaaacgcgAATGTACTCatcaaataatagtattatcatttatcagatCGTGGTTTCCGGCAGACCGAAAACAACATTCTTGTTGTATAGctcatgtgtatattatactatatcggTTGAAAATGTCTATGATTTCCGGGGGCGGGGCTGACAGGTGACTGCCAAATTGTTGTACACCTATgcatacgtcaaatttacacaATCCATTCACGCCAAGGACTAAGttgtcaaaaaattatacacttttgtttatgtttttaattaaatgtagtataataatctGTCGTAATATTAAATCCGCTATATGTTAAAGTAATAGAGCTAgtgaagtattaataataaatgtcaataCATATAGGCATTTTATAAGTAAGGTTCAAATCGTTATAGCGATTTCATAtccatttaaatatagaaaaattataatacaaaggaATGAACTAATTCAAATCCTAAATCTATTAACAACTAATTTCTCAAAGTATACTGAACCAAgtattatagcctataggtataccgtatacctaacctatacatgtatgtgttaattattatatgtgtaatatagcTACAATAACTATGAAGTTATAAGGATAATCTGTAATTATCGTAATAGGTAGACAATAGGCTTAAAACTTTTTGGGGGACTAAGTCCTCTCACGACCACGCCACGATTTCCGTCTAttagtgcatattataataaacgactGTTAATATAACACTATAGTAAAAGAGTCAAATGCATGAGGTATGGATTCTTCTTGTAGGTATTTATCAACATTCGTGTATATAGGTAACTACGCTACAATGAGCTGTCAATTAACGAATGCGTACTAATCGCCTCTCGAGATTGCTTATACACGCGTTGCGCGGGGTGTGGGTATACAACTATACACAGTGGCGTATCTATGTGGTGCGGCAATATCGTGACCGACAACAATCGCACTTaagaaatctttttttttactttagatTCCTTTTTCAAAACGCTGCTAAAGTCGTCTTCTGATTTCCCTCACGTCCGCCTTTCCTACTGAGATCAACCTCTCGAGTACCACTCAAGGTTGTCCGGTTTACGGTACGTCCGAAATTTCATTACCGCCGTATCCCAAGGTCGTTGGAACGAGACGACGTTGTTGTTTAGTGTTTCTTTTAGACTACGAGTGTATACTATACGTACGTGCTACTGTCgctgatatataataaaagggTTAACGTTTTGCCCCCGGGtcaagattttttatttaaattagtgtgatttatttatagacactGACTGTAGGTATTAAGGACGGTTAGgactttgaattaattattttattgttatgaataTTGTGATGCGGTTTAATAGCAATGCTGCAgcaaatatacaaaaacgtATATGGGTTCTTTTGATTACACGGTTAGTTTGTttgtttaaagtaatttttttacgcACAACCACGTCTACGAAAGTCGTCGTAAAACTAGTTTCGATGGTCGTATATtttgtgaatatatataagtacatattgcggaccaatttttttattacgataaaaaaaaggtgCGGTTCTTTTTTTACAGTGCACGATTTTGATTATTCAAAAGTGTtagcattataattattatttataacttattataagcACGTGGATAGGTATGCATGTTTATTGTACTAAGCGCCTGTGCCTTAATTGAATAGTATCAATCTTAAatgtatagtaggtataaagaACTGTTTGGGAATCCAAAacgtatttaacatattacctACCGACTACTAGCTAGCTatgtcttatataatattataatatatagtatatacgcatgacttgaaaattaataagtaaaaagtttttattaaaaacgtgtACGTCTTaatcgtatatttatttgtcaaaataataattagatgtaTATGCAGTCAATGAATGCATTATTTTTGCTATgagattttacaaatatatatcgcTTTGATTAAGCCGCTcgcttataatgttataatttatcaaaattattttaattattgtataataaaaatgtttaatgataataatatgtatatgtttaaaataaatatcatattataattaataattgtttgacaACGACGTACTGcctatgtaaataatactatatgattaaaatcaaatagaataaattaaagaatcatattaatagtaattacataaaattgatcaacttaatttttataaattatgtttattattatcagaaatataatataccgtttaattttttctacagtgtcaaatatattttttaaatatattttatttaacacaaaCATGACGCAcggaataacatttattataatttaatagaggGTATTAATTACCACGAAAGTTGCAAATAACAATCGTTGTATGAATAAATCAATACTCGaaggattataaaaaataataataaacatagtaggtactaggtagtaTATcgaatatattagaaaaatagtgACTGAGATTAAGGATTACCGATTTTCAACACGAAATTCAAAGTTATCATGGCtgcaataactaattattacgataatatactatatatagtgtataactCTAAGTGCTTTAAAGTACgagtgtattttgttttattaaaccatcatcactattaaaatatgtcataagttaaaaattgttaagaaCAGTTTTTATATCGTCTCACCTTAGTATCGATCAAATACAACAATGTGACCCGTCGTCAGGTTCTACTAATTATGATCTACACTACTCAAAATGTCAGCATTGAAATATCTTATAtccgtacaaaatatattataaattatatatgtgcgttgtacataatatgtaatataacttttaatcaGGATTGTGTTGGATCAGAATGTTCAACAAAATCAGGTTCTTTAGTTTTCCAGTCGGTCGTGTAgaataatgtgttttaatattttaatagcggTTCgaacattataacataataatttgcatgttcttattatatactatgtagtggatatatatatatatatacggttaAAAGAAACTACGTGTCTATTTGTGtacataattatcaaataattcgatgtaaatatagtaatattgacAAATTCTTACGGTTTTGGTATTAAGATGTTACTGCACTTTTGAATAAGTAATTAGAGAGAGGTGAAggaaaaacatgtttatattaatttgaaaggTGGTTGAATATGTGTTATGGAGGCACATGCATTTCAGACGGAGCTTTATACCACATATGGTTATCAAACGTGTAATGATCGAACACCATGATTGTGAAACGACATAATCAAGTAAATATAGGAAATTAATTACGGGGCTCCGTTCCTCGCTCTTAAATTTGACACTTGGattgtgtaatttttatcggCACTCGTTCACTCTTCagacgagtttttttttattaatcgttCTAAAATCAGATAACTGActtgtgaataaaaattatttattactcacAGGAATTATTGAGAGGTTTATTACTCATAGAAATTATCTagaagtttattatatagatatacctaCACGGATACACGCAAATCGTTTacgaaactaaaaatataagtacaccAGACTTTTTAGACGCTAAACGCTGAACGCGAGGACGTCACAAccgaaaaaatgtaaatcactAGACAGACAgactcattataatattatagtgttcgCAGTTAGGTATGTCAAATATGCGATCGAAAGCAGTAAAGGATGTTTACACAaggcatttttaaatgttaaatattacgataaatattatgtaaaacggttgagtaaaaaaaaaaaaaaaaatacagtgcaACAAATACATTGACTGGAAACGTTTTTAACGAGTTTAtctctttatataatatatacatatgcacattatagtaaatataatataatataacctatcTTTTCTCTCTTTTTATCGTTCTTAACAGACGTCTGAAGTCTGCCAGACAATATAgctcatattatgtattcccTCCAAAacctatatacctacacatgTTGATTATGTACGATTACGAGTGTGGTGTACACATGCATATTGATCTACAGCAATTAAACGGCATTGCAGTAGTAATTAGAACGTGTGCATATAATGCAAAACGTGAGTTACGTGGCGTGCTGCCTGATGTGCCTCTAtcttgtgtgtatgtgtatatatatatatatttataacaagttatactgtataacactatataatataacacacatACTATAGGTACTACTGCCGTAGCcatcgtattatatacatgtatgatatattatttctttctttctttcgttttattattgcCATTTTTTTGCATCCAGCCACACCACTGCAAACCATATGTAATACCAGTAACTgaagccataaaaaatgtttaatggtcAAGAATCGTGTTTTAGAGATCTACAGTCTAATGGCATTtaaacacatatacacacTCAAATAcgtgtacacaatattattatagtcggaCATAGTGCGGCTGCTTCCAGTGAGATACGACGAAAACCACGTCaagtaatgaaaaaaaccGATCACCACAGCGCTTGttacttatttgtttatttacatttcttTTCACGCCGCTACCCACTACACCACACCACACCACACTACAccataccataatataatatcttacacACACTGCACTATGCaacgtatacgtataa
This sequence is a window from Rhopalosiphum maidis isolate BTI-1 chromosome 1, ASM367621v3, whole genome shotgun sequence. Protein-coding genes within it:
- the LOC113549465 gene encoding uncharacterized protein LOC113549465 isoform X1; translation: MTMRMFKQTNVVEKNGKPLVTPDMDGRFYQTVTAVPAIVLEESPKSAEVKRKLITWGRKMGKRLEGLRRSESRDSLDSLSSRDSATKHQPVWPLGQPSSGGDKSSTLKGFFTRIGSTGMLSYSRLYSNSFREKLQLSKKNAECQLYRSVSTSHLATSYMKGDDPADCLDRGEPRTRADAGHDAEIESPTEPGYVPLKTRSCDNISKLGTSKKPNFPYAFLRSRLSVLPEENGGGGSGGGGGVVGGRPAALSGVRPRSCAGGPTHEIVVTEELFREMDSDREYRRVFSNMSSSNESGYDSDGPGRTPDTYHNHHHHQKAADEDSGFGDTKSLATDSLNEFEEHSEPPSRRHSDKDYNVPSMCLFYKKNREINDRIRSDRQSSKDTPNFHRRMFIKNRSLPPSTTADHLSSLPVDLNNLRSRMQMVRLLKSRYEDDIGIYLKMVVKHVANYNETRFVVMKLEPGKIAYRDGRIRVSDEIINVNGKLLRGITDMYEVEKILNHSFSIANKYYVDIVLSRSEQPDSTVMAFDHSHSAAESSKQNAISVINRVLANKMNSHSSKSPTPSMSTVYMSVTFYKGTGHKSLGFSIVGGSDSPKGEMGIFVKTIFTSGQAAENGSLMEGDEILSVNGESVNGMTHALAINCFKKVRQGPLEIKLCRRKIIPDTCSNDSRSFNNDMITVASTTTTTTTNTQTF
- the LOC113549465 gene encoding uncharacterized protein LOC113549465 isoform X2; translated protein: MRMFKQTNVVEKNGKPLVTPDMDGRFYQTVTAVPAIVLEESPKSAEVKRKLITWGRKMGKRLEGLRRSESRDSLDSLSSRDSATKHQPVWPLGQPSSGGDKSSTLKGFFTRIGSTGMLSYSRLYSNSFREKLQLSKKNAECQLYRSVSTSHLATSYMKGDDPADCLDRGEPRTRADAGHDAEIESPTEPGYVPLKTRSCDNISKLGTSKKPNFPYAFLRSRLSVLPEENGGGGSGGGGGVVGGRPAALSGVRPRSCAGGPTHEIVVTEELFREMDSDREYRRVFSNMSSSNESGYDSDGPGRTPDTYHNHHHHQKAADEDSGFGDTKSLATDSLNEFEEHSEPPSRRHSDKDYNVPSMCLFYKKNREINDRIRSDRQSSKDTPNFHRRMFIKNRSLPPSTTADHLSSLPVDLNNLRSRMQMVRLLKSRYEDDIGIYLKMVVKHVANYNETRFVVMKLEPGKIAYRDGRIRVSDEIINVNGKLLRGITDMYEVEKILNHSFSIANKYYVDIVLSRSEQPDSTVMAFDHSHSAAESSKQNAISVINRVLANKMNSHSSKSPTPSMSTVYMSVTFYKGTGHKSLGFSIVGGSDSPKGEMGIFVKTIFTSGQAAENGSLMEGDEILSVNGESVNGMTHALAINCFKKVRQGPLEIKLCRRKIIPDTCSNDSRSFNNDMITVASTTTTTTTNTQTF